A window of Amycolatopsis australiensis contains these coding sequences:
- a CDS encoding PH domain-containing protein, with protein MSTEVALPPAEGTQDAPWHRLDRRMLLIRPVLDLVRSLPVLLGALLFGHGESWQWVGLAFTAIAVCTGVSHVLTSRYRITATQVEWHTGLLLRKQRAIPRDRIRTVDVTSEPKHRLFSLAAARIGTGRHSNTGSRHKDELVLDAVTIAEAQRLRTLLLHRKEVEAPAAAATPPEQLVAAVDKKWLRYAPFTLSGLAVVGAAVGTVYHFAHELHFDPVRFSLVQAVVGHFAETPAWLSLALAAVGLLVVVSLLSVAGYVLSFWNFRLTREPAGTLHVRRGLITTRSVSIEEERLRGVEIREPLPLRLAGGARCVAIAAGLREGKGADKGGGLLLPPAPLARAHEVVAEVLGEDPAATPLTRHPRRALYRRLSRAVTGVLLLAAALFALARLGPLPDWPWQVALLLLPFAALVGWDRYRGLGHAFTGRYLVTRSGSLDRGTAAVRCDGMTGVVVERSYFQRRAGLVTVIAPVAAGKGHYRVLDVGEPDGLALADRAVPGLLTPFLTGQRDRG; from the coding sequence GTGAGCACCGAGGTCGCGCTGCCGCCCGCCGAAGGCACGCAGGACGCGCCGTGGCACCGCCTCGACCGGCGGATGCTGCTGATCCGGCCGGTGCTGGACCTGGTGCGCTCGCTGCCGGTGCTGCTCGGCGCGCTGCTGTTCGGCCACGGCGAATCGTGGCAGTGGGTCGGCCTGGCCTTCACGGCGATCGCCGTGTGCACGGGCGTCTCGCACGTGCTGACCTCGCGCTACCGGATCACCGCGACGCAGGTCGAGTGGCACACCGGGCTGCTGCTGCGCAAGCAGCGGGCCATCCCGCGCGACCGGATCCGCACGGTCGACGTCACGTCCGAGCCGAAGCACCGGCTGTTCTCGCTGGCGGCCGCGCGGATCGGCACCGGGCGGCACTCGAACACCGGAAGCCGGCACAAGGACGAGCTGGTCCTCGACGCCGTCACCATCGCCGAAGCGCAGCGGCTGCGGACGCTCCTGCTGCACCGCAAGGAGGTCGAGGCGCCGGCGGCGGCCGCCACGCCGCCGGAGCAGCTCGTGGCCGCGGTCGACAAGAAGTGGCTGCGGTACGCGCCGTTCACGCTTTCCGGGCTCGCGGTGGTCGGAGCGGCCGTCGGCACCGTGTACCACTTCGCGCACGAACTGCACTTCGACCCGGTGCGGTTCTCGCTGGTCCAGGCGGTCGTCGGGCACTTCGCCGAGACGCCGGCGTGGCTGAGCCTGGCGCTGGCCGCCGTGGGGCTGCTGGTGGTCGTGTCGCTGCTGTCGGTCGCCGGGTACGTGCTGTCGTTCTGGAACTTCCGGCTCACCCGCGAACCCGCCGGCACGCTGCACGTCCGGCGCGGGCTGATCACGACCCGCTCGGTGTCGATCGAGGAGGAACGCCTGCGCGGCGTGGAGATCCGCGAGCCGCTGCCGCTGCGGCTGGCCGGCGGCGCCCGCTGCGTCGCCATCGCCGCCGGGCTGCGCGAGGGCAAGGGCGCGGACAAGGGCGGCGGCCTCCTGCTGCCGCCCGCCCCGCTCGCGCGGGCGCACGAGGTGGTCGCGGAGGTGCTCGGCGAAGACCCGGCCGCGACACCGCTGACGCGGCACCCGCGCCGCGCGCTGTACCGGCGCCTGTCCCGGGCGGTCACCGGGGTGCTGCTGCTCGCCGCGGCGCTGTTCGCCCTGGCCCGGCTCGGCCCGCTGCCGGACTGGCCGTGGCAGGTCGCGCTCCTGCTGCTGCCGTTCGCCGCGCTCGTCGGCTGGGACCGCTACCGCGGCCTCGGGCACGCGTTCACCGGCCGCTACCTGGTGACGCGCTCGGGCTCGCTGGACCGCGGCACCGCGGCCGTGCGCTGCGACGGGATGACCGGCGTGGTCGTCGAGCGCTCGTACTTCCAGCGCCGGGCCGGGCTGGTCACGGTGATCGCGCCGGTCGCCGCGGGCAAGGGGCACTACCGGGTGCTCGACGTCGGCGAGCCCGACGGGCTCGCGCTGGCCGACCGGGCCGTTCCGGGACTGCTGACGCCGTTCCTGACCGGTCAGCGGGACCGCGGTTGA
- a CDS encoding PH domain-containing protein — protein sequence MSEHSTNTAALRLRPPANRVSRRAIGYWTATAAVFWAVLVAIQVVIVVTSDDPPAFLTVTLVVSAIAGPLHLLVMPQWRYRVHRWEVTGEAVYTQAGWLKQQWRIAPVSRIQTVDIERDPVEQLFGLAKLTVTTASAAGPLRISGLAHDRALALADELTKTTQAARGDAT from the coding sequence GTGAGCGAACACAGCACGAACACAGCCGCGCTGCGGCTGCGGCCGCCCGCCAACCGGGTCAGCCGCCGCGCCATCGGCTACTGGACGGCGACCGCGGCCGTCTTCTGGGCCGTGCTCGTCGCGATCCAGGTGGTCATCGTCGTGACCAGCGACGATCCACCGGCGTTCCTCACCGTGACGCTCGTGGTGTCCGCGATCGCCGGGCCGCTGCACCTGCTCGTGATGCCCCAGTGGCGGTACCGGGTGCACCGCTGGGAGGTCACCGGCGAGGCCGTCTACACGCAGGCGGGCTGGCTGAAGCAGCAGTGGCGGATCGCGCCGGTCTCGCGGATCCAGACCGTCGACATCGAGCGCGACCCGGTGGAGCAGCTGTTCGGGCTGGCGAAGCTCACCGTGACGACGGCGTCGGCGGCGGGGCCCCTGCGCATCTCGGGCCTGGCGCACGACCGCGCGCTCGCGCTCGCCGACGAGCTGACGAAGACGACGCAGGCCGCCCGAGGGGACGCCACGTGA
- a CDS encoding proteasome assembly chaperone family protein, with protein MGFDPDDLYEVDSDVPDLTGAVLLHHFEGFMDAGSAGRLLAEHLLGGEHRVIARFDVDRLIDYRSRRPAMTYAVDHWEDYDAPELVVHLLHDADGTPFLLLSGPEPDHDWERFCVAVRNLVERWGVRLTAGFHGIPMGAPHTRPLGVTAHATRKDLVGDHQPLPNRLQVPGSLAALLEYRLGEWGHDAIGFAAHVPHYLAQSTYPAASLIVLDALSRATGLSLPEGELRAAAELADAEINRQVAESDEIADVVRALERQYDTFIEASERGSLLAETVEHMPTAEELGSQFERFLAEQNGGDGAER; from the coding sequence GTGGGATTCGATCCCGACGATCTGTACGAGGTGGACTCGGACGTCCCCGATCTGACGGGGGCGGTGCTGCTGCACCACTTCGAAGGGTTCATGGACGCCGGCTCGGCGGGGCGCCTGCTGGCCGAGCACCTCCTCGGCGGCGAGCACCGGGTGATCGCCCGCTTCGACGTCGACCGGCTCATCGACTACCGCTCGCGCCGCCCGGCGATGACCTACGCGGTGGACCACTGGGAGGACTACGACGCGCCGGAACTGGTCGTGCACCTGCTGCACGACGCCGACGGCACGCCGTTCCTGCTGCTGTCCGGCCCGGAACCGGACCACGACTGGGAGCGGTTCTGCGTCGCGGTCCGCAACCTCGTCGAGCGCTGGGGCGTCCGGCTGACCGCGGGCTTCCACGGCATCCCGATGGGCGCGCCGCACACGCGCCCGCTCGGCGTCACCGCGCACGCCACCCGCAAGGACCTGGTCGGCGACCACCAGCCGCTGCCGAACCGGCTGCAGGTGCCGGGCAGCCTCGCCGCGCTGCTGGAGTACCGGCTCGGCGAATGGGGCCACGACGCCATCGGGTTCGCCGCGCACGTGCCGCACTACCTCGCGCAGTCGACGTACCCGGCGGCGTCGCTGATCGTGCTGGACGCGCTGAGCCGCGCGACCGGGCTGAGCCTGCCCGAAGGCGAACTGCGCGCGGCGGCCGAGCTCGCCGACGCCGAGATCAACCGCCAGGTCGCCGAGTCCGACGAGATCGCCGACGTCGTCCGCGCGCTGGAGCGGCAGTACGACACGTTCATCGAGGCGTCCGAGCGCGGCAGCCTGCTCGCGGAGACGGTGGAGCACATGCCGACCGCGGAAGAGCTCGGCTCGCAGTTCGAGCGGTTCCTGGCCGAGCAGAACGGCGGCGACGGCGCCGAGCGCTGA
- a CDS encoding class I SAM-dependent methyltransferase: protein MARYDEIGVGYALGRRTDPRWLAPVLDALAGARSVVDVGSGTGSYEPPSRRVVAVEPSAEMIRQRPAGAAPVVRAVAEALPFGSSAFDAALAVLTVHHWPDWRRGLTELRRVSRRQVVLAYDTRLHNDFWLVREYVPEVAALERSRPSAHDIAEFLGASSVAELPVPWDFTDGVFPAYWRRPAAYLDPAVRRSCSALAQTPPDAVARGMARLRADLASGRWQENHADLLTLPEWDAGFRLIVS, encoded by the coding sequence ATGGCGCGCTACGACGAGATCGGCGTCGGCTACGCGCTCGGGCGGCGGACCGACCCGCGCTGGCTTGCGCCGGTGCTGGACGCGCTCGCCGGTGCGCGTTCGGTGGTCGACGTCGGTTCGGGCACCGGGTCGTACGAGCCGCCGTCGCGGCGCGTCGTCGCGGTCGAGCCGTCGGCGGAGATGATCCGGCAACGCCCGGCCGGCGCGGCGCCGGTCGTGCGCGCGGTCGCGGAGGCGCTGCCGTTCGGCTCCTCGGCGTTCGACGCGGCGCTCGCGGTGCTGACCGTGCACCACTGGCCCGACTGGCGGCGCGGCCTCACCGAACTGCGCCGGGTTTCCCGCCGCCAGGTCGTCCTGGCCTACGACACGCGGCTGCACAACGACTTCTGGCTGGTGCGCGAGTACGTGCCGGAGGTCGCCGCGCTCGAACGCTCGCGGCCGTCGGCGCACGACATCGCCGAGTTCCTCGGCGCGTCCTCGGTGGCCGAGCTGCCGGTGCCGTGGGACTTCACCGACGGCGTCTTCCCGGCGTACTGGCGGCGTCCGGCGGCCTACCTCGACCCGGCGGTGCGGCGGTCGTGCTCGGCGCTGGCGCAGACGCCACCCGACGCGGTCGCGCGGGGCATGGCCCGGCTGCGCGCGGACCTGGCGTCCGGGCGGTGGCAGGAAAACCACGCCGACCTGCTGACCCTGCCCGAGTGGGACGCGGGCTTCCGGCTCATCGTGTCGTGA
- a CDS encoding MarR family winged helix-turn-helix transcriptional regulator: MPEPDQRLFFLLQQAAHRLRVAADRRCLAAAGITSAQLGALFAVREGGLTQRELAARLGQRESAVTAMVTRLVDAGLVGRSAHPREHRAVVLELTAAGEEALARVAPEVEEFNAQLRAVLGEEGFRRTAEAVGKLAAWPDPLTTR; this comes from the coding sequence GTGCCCGAACCCGACCAGCGCCTGTTCTTCCTGCTCCAGCAGGCCGCCCACCGCCTGCGCGTGGCGGCCGACCGCCGCTGCCTGGCCGCGGCCGGCATCACGTCGGCCCAGCTCGGAGCGCTGTTCGCGGTCCGCGAAGGCGGCCTGACGCAGCGGGAACTGGCGGCCCGGCTGGGTCAGCGCGAATCGGCGGTGACGGCGATGGTGACGCGCCTGGTGGACGCGGGTCTGGTGGGCCGCAGCGCCCACCCGCGCGAGCACCGCGCGGTGGTCCTGGAGCTGACGGCGGCGGGCGAGGAGGCGCTGGCCCGCGTCGCACCGGAAGTCGAGGAGTTCAACGCGCAGCTGCGCGCGGTACTGGGTGAAGAAGGCTTCCGGCGGACCGCCGAAGCCGTGGGCAAGCTGGCCGCGTGGCCGGACCCGCTCACGACACGATGA
- a CDS encoding PaaI family thioesterase — MLDFDAASAGLASQPFSRLLGARLTAFGDGAATLELDIRDELKQQNGFLHGGVLAYAADNALTFAAGTVLGPPLLTAGFTIDYLRPAVGVTLRADAVVVQAGRSRATCRCEVYTVDGDGGSTLCAAAQGNARVKLTAP; from the coding sequence ATGCTGGATTTCGATGCCGCGAGCGCCGGATTGGCGAGCCAGCCGTTCAGCCGCCTGCTCGGCGCGCGCCTGACCGCGTTCGGCGACGGCGCGGCCACGCTGGAGCTGGACATCCGCGACGAGCTGAAGCAGCAGAACGGTTTCCTGCACGGTGGTGTCCTCGCCTACGCCGCCGACAACGCGCTGACCTTCGCCGCCGGCACCGTCCTCGGGCCCCCACTGCTGACCGCCGGGTTCACGATCGACTACCTCCGCCCGGCGGTCGGCGTCACGCTGCGGGCCGACGCCGTCGTCGTGCAGGCCGGGCGGTCGCGAGCCACCTGCCGCTGTGAGGTGTACACAGTGGACGGTGACGGCGGGTCGACGCTGTGCGCGGCGGCGCAGGGGAACGCCCGGGTGAAGCTCACGGCTCCGTAG
- a CDS encoding YciI family protein, whose protein sequence is MRYLLLLCGDENAASLAGPEMARRCHDWAAEAERRGVRQAGTGLRPPAEAKTVRVRDGAVLLTDGPFAETKEQIGGYVVLDCPDRPTAVEVASRHPWAEAGTLELREIVGPPTEP, encoded by the coding sequence GTGCGCTACCTGCTCCTGCTGTGCGGTGACGAGAACGCGGCCTCGCTCGCGGGTCCCGAAATGGCGCGGCGCTGCCACGACTGGGCCGCCGAAGCCGAGCGGCGCGGCGTCCGGCAGGCCGGCACGGGCCTGCGGCCACCCGCCGAAGCTAAGACGGTCCGGGTGCGCGACGGCGCGGTGCTGCTGACCGACGGCCCGTTCGCCGAGACGAAGGAGCAGATCGGCGGGTACGTCGTCCTCGACTGCCCGGATCGTCCGACGGCGGTCGAGGTGGCGTCCCGGCATCCGTGGGCCGAGGCCGGCACGCTGGAGCTGCGCGAGATCGTCGGGCCGCCTACGGAGCCGTGA